Within bacterium, the genomic segment CGAAGTAAAAGTGGATGGTGACGCAGCCAAACGGGAATGGTTAGTAAAAACCACCGGACAGCGTACTGTTCCCCAAATTTTTATTAACAATCGCTCCATCGGGGGATTTCAGGAATTATCAGAGCTTGAATCTACTGGTAAACTCGATGAATTGCTTAAATAGAGGTATTTATGAAAGCTAATATTGAAAACTTAAGTTCTACTAAAAAGAAAATTAAACTCTCCGTTCCTGTGGATCAGGTG encodes:
- the grxC gene encoding glutaredoxin 3 produces the protein MATVDVYTTGYCPYCTAAKSLLKQKGVTFNEVKVDGDAAKREWLVKTTGQRTVPQIFINNRSIGGFQELSELESTGKLDELLK